In one window of Vibrio sp. JC009 DNA:
- a CDS encoding OmpA family protein gives MNKPWIKNLFAVASSLFVLSGHSAEFSSAGFSFYCSTPDIKYKQQVSAGETIVVKPHHGPYLQISGFDENAGASAGFIQAGVGAGVEAECMEYLLSVSSSANSADSSLLARVTFDFDKSSLDSESRYILEQLKDKLRSNSKDLLVEGHTDSSGSEDYNFDLGLKRTETVMNYLSEDVATQQGKSYGELKPVTDETSAEKRKANRRVDISSVN, from the coding sequence ATGAACAAACCTTGGATAAAAAATCTATTCGCCGTGGCTTCGTCACTCTTTGTTTTATCTGGTCATTCGGCAGAGTTTAGCAGTGCCGGCTTTAGCTTCTATTGCTCCACCCCGGATATCAAATATAAGCAGCAGGTAAGTGCCGGTGAAACCATAGTGGTTAAGCCTCATCACGGTCCTTATCTTCAGATCTCCGGCTTTGATGAAAACGCCGGAGCCAGTGCCGGGTTTATTCAGGCAGGAGTCGGGGCCGGTGTTGAGGCGGAGTGCATGGAATATCTGTTATCTGTATCATCATCTGCAAATTCTGCGGACAGCAGCCTTCTTGCCCGGGTTACCTTTGATTTTGATAAAAGCAGTTTAGACAGTGAAAGCCGGTATATTCTGGAACAACTGAAAGATAAGCTGCGCAGTAATTCAAAGGATCTGCTGGTGGAAGGGCATACCGACAGCTCCGGTAGTGAAGATTACAATTTTGATTTGGGACTTAAGCGAACGGAAACCGTGATGAATTACCTGTCTGAAGATGTCGCGACTCAGCAGGGCAAATCTTACGGGGAGCTAAAGCCGGTAACCGATGAAACATCTGCAGAGAAACGTAAGGCAAACCGCCGGGTGGATATTAGTTCGGTAAACTGA